The following are encoded in a window of Providencia rettgeri genomic DNA:
- the lon gene encoding endopeptidase La: MNPERSERIEIPVLPLRDVVVYPHMVIPLFVGREKSIHSLEAAMDHDKQVMLVAQKEASTDEPGVNDLFAVGTVASVIQMLKLPDGTVKVLVEGLRRARITSLTDNGEFFLAQAEYLVAEQDKHAEGAVYDETTAGAPSSLLDEKENEVLYRTIVSQFESYIKLNKKIPPEVLTALHSIEQDQLDKLADTIASHMPLKLADKQRVLEMANIAERVEFLMAMMEAETELLQVEKRIRNRVKKQMEKSQREYYLNEQMKAIQKELGEMDDAPDEYESLKRKIEEAKMPKEAQEKAEAELQKLKMMSPMSAEATVVRSYIDWMVQVPWRARSKVKKDLVKAQEVLDTDHYGLERVKDRILEYLAVQSRVSKIKGPILCLVGPPGVGKTSLGQSIAKATGRQYTRMALGGVRDEAEIRGHRRTYIGSMPGKLIQKMAKVGVKNPLFLLDEIDKMSSDMRGDPASALLEVLDPEQNIAFNDHYLEVDYDLSDVMFVATSNSMNIPAPLLDRMEVIRLSGYTEDEKLNIAKKHLLSKQIERNALKKGELTIDDSALMSIIRYYTREAGVRGLEREISKLCRKAVKALLLDKKLKHIEINADNLKDYLGVRRFDYGQADTENRVGQVTGLAWTEVGGDLLTIETACVPGKGKLTYTGSLGEVMQESIQTALTVVRARAEKLGINSDFYEKRDIHVHVPEGATPKDGPSAGIAMSTALVSCLTGNPVRADVAMTGEITLRGLVFPIGGLKEKLLAAHRGGIKTVLIPKENERDLEEIPQNVIADLEIHPVKTIEEVLSLALVNPPFGAEIVKKKAKRVS; this comes from the coding sequence ATGAATCCAGAGCGTTCCGAACGCATTGAAATACCAGTATTGCCTCTGCGTGATGTAGTGGTATACCCACATATGGTGATCCCACTGTTTGTTGGACGTGAAAAATCCATTCACAGTCTGGAAGCAGCGATGGATCATGACAAGCAAGTAATGCTGGTTGCGCAAAAAGAAGCCTCGACTGATGAGCCAGGGGTAAATGATTTATTTGCTGTTGGTACGGTTGCGTCGGTTATTCAGATGCTGAAACTACCCGATGGTACTGTAAAAGTCTTAGTTGAAGGTTTAAGACGTGCGCGTATTACTAGCCTGACTGACAATGGCGAGTTTTTCCTCGCACAAGCTGAATATTTAGTTGCAGAACAAGACAAGCACGCTGAAGGTGCCGTTTATGACGAAACTACAGCGGGGGCTCCATCATCACTCCTTGATGAGAAAGAAAATGAAGTGCTATATCGCACAATTGTGAGCCAGTTTGAAAGCTATATTAAGCTCAATAAAAAAATTCCACCGGAAGTGCTGACTGCATTGCACTCCATAGAGCAAGACCAGCTCGATAAACTTGCTGATACCATTGCATCACATATGCCGCTGAAATTAGCGGATAAACAGCGCGTTCTTGAAATGGCAAATATTGCTGAGCGTGTTGAGTTCCTGATGGCGATGATGGAAGCAGAAACTGAACTGCTGCAAGTCGAAAAACGCATCCGTAATCGTGTTAAAAAACAGATGGAAAAAAGCCAGCGTGAATACTATTTGAATGAGCAAATGAAAGCCATTCAGAAAGAGCTGGGTGAAATGGATGATGCGCCAGATGAATATGAATCGCTGAAACGTAAAATCGAAGAAGCGAAAATGCCTAAAGAGGCACAAGAAAAAGCAGAAGCAGAGTTGCAGAAGCTGAAAATGATGTCTCCGATGTCGGCAGAAGCCACAGTTGTCCGTAGCTATATCGACTGGATGGTACAAGTACCATGGCGTGCGCGTAGCAAAGTCAAAAAAGATTTAGTGAAAGCACAAGAAGTGTTAGATACCGACCATTATGGTCTTGAGCGTGTAAAAGACCGTATTCTTGAGTATCTAGCCGTGCAAAGTCGGGTAAGCAAAATTAAAGGGCCAATTCTGTGTTTAGTCGGGCCTCCAGGGGTTGGTAAAACGTCACTGGGTCAATCTATTGCAAAGGCAACAGGTCGTCAATATACCCGAATGGCGTTAGGTGGCGTGCGTGACGAAGCGGAAATCCGTGGTCACCGTCGTACCTATATTGGGTCAATGCCGGGCAAACTTATTCAGAAAATGGCAAAGGTTGGCGTGAAAAACCCGCTATTCCTGCTCGATGAGATAGACAAAATGTCTTCGGATATGCGTGGTGACCCTGCATCAGCGTTATTAGAAGTGCTTGACCCAGAACAAAACATCGCGTTTAACGACCACTATTTAGAAGTGGATTACGACTTGTCTGATGTTATGTTTGTTGCTACGTCAAACTCGATGAATATCCCTGCGCCATTATTAGATCGTATGGAGGTCATCCGTTTATCAGGCTATACCGAAGACGAAAAACTGAATATTGCTAAAAAACACTTATTATCGAAACAAATTGAACGTAATGCCTTGAAAAAAGGTGAGTTAACTATCGATGATAGCGCATTAATGAGCATTATTCGCTACTACACTCGTGAAGCGGGTGTACGTGGCTTAGAGCGTGAAATTTCGAAATTGTGCCGTAAAGCCGTTAAGGCGTTGTTACTGGATAAGAAACTCAAGCACATCGAAATCAATGCAGATAACTTAAAAGATTATCTCGGCGTTCGTCGTTTTGACTACGGCCAAGCAGATACAGAAAACCGTGTAGGCCAAGTGACGGGCTTAGCATGGACTGAAGTTGGTGGAGATTTATTGACCATCGAAACTGCGTGTGTACCGGGTAAAGGTAAGCTTACTTACACGGGGTCTTTAGGCGAAGTGATGCAAGAGTCAATCCAAACGGCATTAACCGTGGTGAGAGCGCGTGCTGAAAAACTGGGTATTAACAGCGATTTTTATGAAAAACGCGATATCCACGTTCACGTACCGGAAGGTGCTACACCGAAAGATGGCCCAAGTGCAGGTATTGCGATGTCAACAGCGCTGGTTTCTTGCTTAACGGGTAATCCAGTTCGTGCAGACGTGGCAATGACAGGTGAAATCACATTAAGAGGGTTGGTTTTCCCAATTGGTGGATTAAAGGAAAAATTATTAGCGGCGCATCGCGGCGGAATAAAAACCGTTTTAATCCCTAAAGAAAACGAACGTGATTTAGAAGAAATTCCTCAAAATGTGATCGCTGATTTAGAAATTCACCCAGTGAAAACCATTGAAGAAGTACTCTCTTTAGCTTTAGTTAATCCGCCTTTTGGGGCTGAGATTGTTAAAAAGAAAGCCAAAAGAGTGAGCTGA
- the hupB gene encoding nucleoid-associated protein HU-beta: MNKAQLIDQIASDANISKAAAGRVVDAFVATVTSSLSKGDDVALVGFGNFTVRERAARTGRNPQTGKEIKIAAAKVPAFRPGKGLKDAVNS, from the coding sequence GTGAATAAAGCTCAACTGATTGATCAAATCGCTTCTGATGCGAATATTTCTAAAGCTGCTGCAGGTCGTGTTGTTGACGCGTTCGTTGCTACTGTAACAAGTTCTTTAAGTAAAGGAGACGATGTTGCTCTAGTTGGCTTTGGTAATTTTACTGTTCGTGAGCGTGCAGCACGTACAGGCCGTAACCCACAAACGGGTAAAGAGATTAAAATTGCTGCGGCGAAAGTTCCAGCTTTCCGTCCAGGTAAGGGTCTTAAAGACGCTGTTAATAGCTAA
- the ppiD gene encoding peptidylprolyl isomerase: protein MMENLRTKANSPFIKILLAVIMLSFVLTGVMMGGLGGNSANKAAEVNGQPISREQLQQAFQQERQSLQEYLGDKFSEVASNEESMNLLRRQALDNLINNELINQYANELNLSASDKQIEQAIFAMPIFQTDGRFDGDKYREILSRYNINADSFAAQIRQDLTRAQLGKSFTGTDFALPSEVKAYAELFMQERAIRTATLSLADVQAKQTVSEEELKAYYDANQNSFISPEKVQVSYVEMDAASMPEATVSDEEVKTFYEQNLKNYTQAEQKQYSMIQVASEKEANDIINEIKAGADFATLATEKSTDKFSAGNKGLIGWMEAASTPSEIITANLTEKGQLSAPVKAQGNYVIFRLDDIKPESTKPFEQVSESIKQSLLQDKNIKQFYDLQQKVSEAATSDMESLVSVESVSGLKSVTTDWFDRNNPPAALNFPKVINEIFSDRLVDKNGSKGINSDVINVEGDRAFVVRVTEYKPESTEPFETVKPEIEKLVKRQKADAELKATADKLLAELKAGKGEAALNAAGIKFADVQTVSRLMPQTATINAAMEMAQPVDGKPTYSIARDESDNYVVIQLDKVTLGQPTEDELKQLSREYQGVMSSAVNEALMLNLRENAKIEVMNLE, encoded by the coding sequence ATGATGGAAAATCTACGCACGAAGGCGAACAGTCCTTTTATTAAAATTTTGCTAGCGGTCATTATGCTGTCATTCGTGCTGACAGGCGTTATGATGGGCGGCTTAGGTGGTAATAGTGCCAACAAAGCAGCAGAAGTTAATGGACAGCCAATTAGTAGGGAGCAGTTACAGCAGGCTTTTCAGCAGGAACGCCAATCATTGCAAGAATACTTGGGCGATAAATTCTCTGAAGTTGCAAGCAATGAAGAAAGCATGAATTTGCTGCGTCGCCAAGCGCTTGATAACTTGATTAACAACGAATTGATTAATCAATATGCTAATGAATTAAATCTCTCAGCGAGCGATAAACAGATTGAACAAGCTATTTTTGCTATGCCAATCTTTCAAACTGATGGCCGCTTTGATGGCGATAAATATCGTGAAATCTTAAGCCGCTACAACATTAATGCGGATAGTTTTGCGGCACAGATCCGCCAAGATTTAACACGTGCTCAGTTAGGGAAATCCTTTACGGGTACGGACTTTGCGTTACCATCAGAAGTCAAAGCTTACGCCGAGTTGTTTATGCAAGAGCGCGCAATTCGTACCGCAACCTTATCTTTAGCTGATGTTCAAGCAAAACAGACTGTGTCGGAAGAAGAGCTGAAAGCGTATTACGATGCCAACCAAAATAGCTTTATTTCACCGGAAAAAGTGCAAGTTAGCTATGTTGAAATGGATGCGGCATCCATGCCAGAAGCCACAGTTTCTGATGAAGAAGTGAAAACCTTTTACGAGCAAAACCTGAAAAACTACACTCAGGCAGAGCAAAAACAGTACAGTATGATCCAAGTGGCTTCTGAAAAAGAAGCAAACGACATCATTAATGAAATCAAAGCAGGTGCTGACTTTGCAACGCTAGCGACTGAAAAATCGACGGATAAATTCAGTGCAGGTAATAAAGGTCTAATTGGTTGGATGGAAGCGGCTTCAACGCCGAGTGAAATCATCACGGCTAACTTAACTGAAAAAGGTCAACTTTCAGCGCCAGTTAAAGCACAGGGTAACTATGTTATTTTTCGTTTAGATGACATTAAACCTGAATCAACAAAACCGTTTGAACAAGTGTCTGAAAGCATTAAACAGAGTTTGCTTCAAGATAAAAATATCAAGCAGTTCTATGACTTACAACAGAAAGTCAGTGAAGCAGCAACGAGTGATATGGAATCACTGGTTTCAGTTGAGTCAGTTTCAGGTTTAAAATCAGTCACAACGGATTGGTTTGACCGTAATAATCCGCCAGCAGCACTGAACTTCCCTAAAGTTATCAATGAAATCTTTAGTGACCGTTTAGTTGATAAAAATGGGTCTAAAGGGATTAACTCTGACGTGATTAACGTTGAGGGGGATCGTGCATTTGTTGTTCGTGTAACGGAATATAAACCTGAAAGCACTGAACCATTTGAAACAGTTAAACCCGAGATTGAAAAGTTAGTTAAACGCCAAAAAGCAGACGCAGAGCTAAAAGCAACAGCAGATAAGCTACTTGCTGAGCTAAAAGCAGGCAAAGGCGAAGCAGCACTCAATGCAGCGGGTATTAAATTTGCGGATGTACAAACAGTTTCTCGCTTAATGCCACAAACTGCGACGATCAATGCAGCAATGGAAATGGCTCAGCCTGTTGATGGAAAGCCAACATATTCTATTGCCCGTGATGAGTCTGATAACTATGTGGTTATTCAGTTGGATAAAGTCACTTTAGGTCAGCCAACTGAAGATGAACTGAAGCAGTTATCTCGCGAATACCAAGGTGTAATGAGCTCAGCCGTGAATGAAGCGCTGATGCTTAACTTACGTGAAAACGCTAAAATTGAAGTCATGAACCTTGAGTAA
- a CDS encoding ComEA family DNA-binding protein, which translates to MSWKSIGKRVLATMVCLSLVGGFSPLIWAKKNTAEKPTTINQSTASTENSKVIDHNQSDKININQASAEELAQKLNGIGKQKAKAIVEYREKYGAFNSIENILEVQGIGPAFLEKNKHKLML; encoded by the coding sequence ATGTCATGGAAATCAATTGGTAAACGCGTTCTAGCCACAATGGTATGTTTATCGCTAGTGGGGGGATTTTCCCCTTTAATATGGGCGAAAAAAAATACAGCAGAAAAGCCGACGACTATCAATCAATCTACCGCGTCCACGGAAAACTCAAAAGTTATCGATCATAATCAATCAGATAAAATCAATATTAATCAAGCTTCTGCTGAAGAATTGGCTCAAAAACTCAATGGGATTGGTAAACAAAAAGCAAAAGCAATTGTTGAGTATCGGGAAAAATATGGTGCGTTTAATTCCATTGAAAATATTTTGGAAGTGCAGGGAATAGGTCCCGCGTTTTTAGAAAAAAATAAACATAAACTCATGCTTTAA
- a CDS encoding acyl-CoA thioesterase: MATKIKVHGYHIDVFQHVNNARYLEFYEADRWEWMNKRNFISWAIQSNLTMAAVNINVNYIQGVLLGDELTVVTRMDKIGSKSAVCYQQIIRNKAGQAEVVSDAYVTFVFIDNLTNKAIVIDEELREKLESFNSVVDDFIR, from the coding sequence ATGGCAACAAAGATTAAAGTTCATGGTTATCATATTGACGTATTTCAGCACGTGAATAATGCTCGCTACTTGGAGTTCTACGAAGCAGACCGCTGGGAGTGGATGAATAAACGTAATTTTATTAGCTGGGCGATACAAAGTAATTTAACCATGGCCGCAGTAAATATCAATGTTAACTATATTCAAGGGGTATTACTGGGAGATGAGCTAACTGTTGTAACACGTATGGATAAAATTGGTTCTAAGAGCGCCGTATGTTATCAACAAATTATCCGTAATAAAGCAGGGCAAGCAGAAGTAGTATCTGATGCTTATGTCACATTCGTATTCATTGATAATCTCACCAATAAAGCGATTGTGATTGATGAAGAACTGCGTGAAAAACTGGAGTCATTTAATTCGGTGGTTGATGATTTTATCCGTTAG
- the queC gene encoding 7-cyano-7-deazaguanine synthase QueC: MKRAVVVFSGGQDSTTCLIQALANYDEVHCVTFDYGQRHRQEIEVAKKLSTSLGAAAHKILDVTLLNELAVSSLTRDNIPVPDFEESEASGLPSTFVPGRNILFLTLAAIYAYQVQAEAVITGVCETDFSGYPDCRDEFIKALNHAINLGIAKTIRFETPLMWLNKAQTWALADSYGHLNTIREQTLTCYNGIQGDGCGECAACHLRSKGLNEYLSQKEAIMHSLKQRQAN; encoded by the coding sequence ATGAAACGCGCTGTTGTCGTCTTTAGTGGCGGACAAGACTCAACAACTTGCTTGATCCAAGCCTTAGCAAATTATGATGAAGTGCATTGTGTCACTTTCGATTATGGACAACGGCATCGTCAAGAAATTGAAGTTGCAAAAAAATTAAGTACATCACTAGGTGCGGCAGCTCATAAAATTTTAGATGTCACATTACTCAATGAGTTAGCTGTGAGTAGTTTAACGCGGGACAACATCCCGGTCCCTGATTTCGAAGAAAGCGAAGCAAGCGGCTTGCCGAGTACCTTTGTACCTGGGCGTAATATCCTATTTCTCACTTTAGCTGCAATATATGCCTACCAAGTCCAAGCAGAAGCCGTGATCACTGGCGTATGCGAAACCGATTTCTCCGGTTACCCTGATTGCCGAGATGAGTTTATTAAAGCACTTAATCACGCCATCAACCTTGGCATAGCCAAAACTATTCGTTTTGAAACGCCCCTTATGTGGCTCAACAAAGCCCAAACATGGGCACTTGCTGACAGTTATGGTCACTTAAATACCATCAGAGAACAAACACTGACTTGCTATAATGGCATTCAAGGAGATGGCTGCGGCGAATGCGCGGCTTGCCATTTAAGAAGCAAAGGGTTAAACGAATACCTAAGCCAAAAAGAGGCCATTATGCATTCACTAAAACAGCGACAAGCTAACTAA
- a CDS encoding Lrp/AsnC family transcriptional regulator — protein MLDKIDKKLLCLLQNDSSLSLNTLAEAVNLTSTPCWKRLKRLEDEGYIRGRVTLLDGEKLGLGLTVIVTIKTQHHNSEWYEQFVSFVSQLPEVLMFYRMAGEYDYLMQVEVHDMKSYDLFYKKLVNGVHGLIDVTSSFAMEKIKYTTELPIPD, from the coding sequence ATGTTAGATAAAATAGACAAAAAGCTGCTTTGTTTATTGCAAAATGATAGTAGCTTATCACTGAACACACTCGCTGAAGCAGTCAATTTAACCTCTACACCTTGTTGGAAGCGGCTGAAACGTCTCGAAGATGAAGGGTATATTCGCGGGCGAGTCACGCTACTTGATGGCGAAAAGCTTGGGTTAGGGCTTACCGTTATTGTGACAATAAAAACACAGCACCATAATAGTGAATGGTATGAGCAGTTTGTGTCCTTTGTCAGTCAATTGCCTGAAGTACTCATGTTTTACCGTATGGCGGGGGAATATGATTATCTGATGCAAGTCGAAGTGCATGATATGAAATCTTATGATCTTTTCTATAAAAAACTGGTTAATGGGGTTCATGGTTTAATTGATGTCACTTCAAGTTTTGCGATGGAAAAAATCAAATATACAACGGAACTACCGATCCCTGACTAG
- a CDS encoding SmdA family multidrug ABC transporter permease/ATP-binding protein, whose protein sequence is MRLFSQLKWYFLSEWRRYLGAVCFLIVIAILQLIPPRIVGVVVDGISKETMPRSQLIHYVLLMLFIALIVYGLRYIWRIWLFGASYKLAVQLRQKFYRQLSLQNQAFYLKYRTGDLIARTTNDVDRVVFAAGEGVLTLVDSLVMGCAVLIMMSVEISWQLTLLALIPMPIMAIVIKRYGDQLHHRFKHAQGAFSSLNNHAQESLTSIRMIKAFGLEDHQSNQFEQVATEAGRRNMHVAKIDARFDPTIFMAIGMANLFAIAGGSWMVLDGTLSLGELTSFVMYLGLMIWPMLALAWMFNIVERGSAAYSRIVSLLDEPLVIKDGSHSLSPEKGELHVNIVAFNYPETTRLSLHDVQFNLKPGQFLGLCGPTGSGKSTLLTLLQRQFDITEGSISYQGLPLSDIRLDEWRARLSIVNQSPFLFSDTVAGNIALGRPNATQAEIEEAARIACVHEDILRLPEGYETQVGERGVMLSGGQKQRISIARAILQNAEILVLDDSLSAVDGQTEFTILQNLSQWRQGRTLIISAHRLSALVEADNILVLSQGTIAAQGQHGALISQSGWYKDMYHYQQIEAALDGEL, encoded by the coding sequence GTGCGATTATTTTCACAACTCAAGTGGTATTTTTTAAGTGAATGGCGGCGCTATCTCGGCGCTGTTTGCTTTTTAATTGTTATTGCTATCCTACAACTTATTCCGCCGCGCATTGTTGGAGTGGTCGTTGATGGGATCAGTAAAGAAACCATGCCGAGAAGCCAACTGATCCACTATGTTCTGCTGATGTTATTCATCGCGTTAATTGTTTATGGTTTGCGATATATTTGGCGAATTTGGTTGTTTGGCGCTTCTTACAAATTAGCGGTTCAATTACGGCAAAAATTTTACCGTCAGTTAAGCCTACAAAACCAAGCCTTTTACCTAAAATACCGCACAGGGGATCTTATCGCACGTACAACAAATGATGTGGATCGCGTGGTGTTTGCTGCGGGGGAAGGGGTCTTAACCTTGGTGGATTCCCTTGTTATGGGCTGTGCCGTTTTAATTATGATGAGCGTTGAAATTAGTTGGCAGCTCACCTTATTGGCGTTGATCCCGATGCCGATTATGGCAATTGTTATCAAACGCTACGGGGATCAACTTCACCATCGTTTTAAGCATGCACAAGGCGCATTCTCATCATTAAATAACCATGCACAAGAAAGTTTAACCAGTATTCGCATGATCAAAGCATTTGGTCTTGAAGATCACCAATCTAACCAATTTGAGCAAGTCGCGACAGAAGCTGGCCGACGCAATATGCATGTCGCCAAAATTGATGCGCGTTTTGATCCAACAATATTTATGGCAATAGGCATGGCTAACTTATTTGCCATCGCAGGGGGCAGTTGGATGGTTCTAGATGGAACGCTCTCGTTAGGTGAGTTGACCAGTTTTGTGATGTATTTAGGGCTAATGATTTGGCCGATGTTAGCACTGGCTTGGATGTTTAACATTGTTGAGCGCGGCAGTGCCGCTTATAGTCGAATTGTCAGTTTGTTAGATGAACCGCTGGTGATTAAAGATGGCTCCCATTCATTGTCCCCCGAAAAAGGGGAACTGCATGTGAACATTGTCGCTTTTAACTACCCGGAAACGACTCGGCTCTCGTTGCACGATGTGCAATTCAACTTAAAGCCAGGGCAATTTTTAGGCCTGTGTGGGCCGACGGGATCAGGTAAGTCCACGTTGCTAACCTTGCTACAGCGTCAGTTTGATATCACGGAAGGAAGTATAAGCTATCAAGGCTTACCATTATCTGACATTAGATTAGATGAATGGCGAGCAAGGCTGTCGATTGTCAACCAATCACCTTTCTTATTCTCTGATACGGTGGCAGGAAACATCGCTCTTGGCAGGCCTAATGCCACACAAGCAGAAATTGAAGAGGCGGCGCGCATTGCGTGTGTGCATGAGGATATTTTGCGTTTGCCAGAAGGTTACGAAACGCAAGTTGGTGAGCGAGGCGTCATGCTTTCCGGCGGGCAAAAGCAACGCATTTCTATTGCACGGGCAATTTTACAAAATGCAGAAATATTGGTGTTGGATGACTCCCTTTCTGCGGTGGATGGGCAAACAGAATTTACTATCTTGCAGAACTTAAGCCAGTGGCGACAAGGGAGAACGTTAATTATTAGTGCACACCGTTTGTCTGCTTTAGTAGAAGCTGACAACATTTTAGTGTTATCCCAAGGAACAATAGCAGCGCAAGGTCAGCATGGGGCTCTGATAAGCCAATCAGGCTGGTATAAAGATATGTACCATTATCAACAAATAGAAGCGGCTTTGGATGGTGAACTATGA
- a CDS encoding SmdB family multidrug efflux ABC transporter permease/ATP-binding protein has translation MSQKKPLWPALKRLLSYGKVYRGTMGIAIGMLWLAAIAEVSGPLLISYFIDNMVAKKQIIMPLTLYMVIGFILLQIIAALLHYYQVILFNKAAVGVVQNLRTDVMNAALRQPLSAFDKQPVGQLISRVTNDTEVIKDLFVMVVPTVFRSLALICAMLVAMFSLEWRMASVAVMIFPAVFVVMIVYQRLSTPIVRRVRAYLADINNGFNEVINGMTVIQQFLQQARFGVKMQDVSQDHYRARMKALKLDGLLLRPLLSLFSASILCGLLFLFGVEGTTTIGVGVLYAFINYLGRLNEPLIELTSQQSMLQQAVVSGERVFELMDSPQQGYGDNIAPLQGGSITINHLSFAYHDDKLVLNDINLHVPNNHFVALVGHTGSGKSTIANLIMGYYPWVKGEILLDGRDLHSLSHQVLRNGIAMVQQDPVVLAASFFDNVALGRDVSQEKVWEVLETVQLAGLVRQLPEGLDTVLGEQGNTLSVGQRQLLAMARVLVVTPKILILDEATANIDSGTEQAIQKALRVIRENTTLVVIAHRLSTIVDADEVIVLHRGAIVEKGTHSHLLQQKGRYYQMYQLQQVGESLNARCDAEIEAIPS, from the coding sequence ATGAGCCAGAAAAAACCACTTTGGCCTGCACTGAAACGGCTTTTATCCTACGGAAAAGTCTATCGTGGCACGATGGGGATTGCCATTGGCATGTTATGGCTAGCAGCGATTGCGGAAGTTAGCGGACCTCTGCTTATTAGCTACTTTATTGATAATATGGTCGCTAAAAAACAGATTATTATGCCATTGACCCTGTACATGGTTATTGGCTTTATACTATTGCAGATAATTGCTGCGTTACTCCATTATTATCAAGTCATTCTATTTAACAAAGCCGCGGTTGGCGTGGTGCAAAACTTGCGAACCGATGTGATGAATGCTGCGCTCAGGCAGCCATTAAGTGCATTTGATAAACAGCCAGTTGGGCAGCTAATCTCTCGAGTCACTAATGATACTGAGGTAATCAAAGACTTGTTTGTCATGGTTGTTCCGACGGTATTTCGTAGTTTAGCGCTGATTTGTGCCATGTTAGTGGCCATGTTTTCTCTTGAATGGCGAATGGCGTCAGTTGCGGTAATGATTTTTCCTGCTGTATTTGTTGTGATGATCGTTTATCAACGTTTAAGCACCCCCATTGTTCGTCGTGTCCGCGCGTATCTTGCAGATATTAATAACGGCTTTAATGAAGTTATTAATGGTATGACGGTGATCCAACAATTTTTGCAGCAAGCTCGGTTTGGCGTAAAAATGCAGGATGTAAGCCAAGATCATTATCGTGCAAGAATGAAGGCCTTAAAACTGGATGGTTTGTTGTTACGCCCATTACTCAGTTTATTTTCAGCGTCTATTTTATGTGGTTTGTTGTTCCTTTTTGGTGTTGAAGGTACAACAACAATTGGAGTAGGGGTGTTATATGCCTTTATCAATTATTTAGGTCGATTAAATGAGCCGTTGATTGAGTTAACCTCTCAGCAATCTATGTTGCAGCAAGCTGTGGTATCGGGTGAGCGCGTTTTTGAGTTAATGGATAGTCCACAGCAAGGGTATGGTGACAATATTGCACCGTTACAAGGAGGTTCAATTACCATCAATCACCTTTCTTTCGCCTACCATGACGACAAACTGGTCTTGAATGATATTAACTTGCATGTGCCTAATAATCATTTTGTTGCACTAGTGGGGCATACAGGCAGCGGTAAAAGTACGATTGCTAACTTGATCATGGGCTATTACCCGTGGGTAAAAGGCGAAATATTACTGGATGGTCGTGATTTACACTCGTTGTCCCACCAAGTGCTGCGTAACGGTATTGCTATGGTACAACAAGATCCGGTTGTATTGGCTGCTTCATTTTTTGATAACGTAGCGTTAGGGCGTGATGTAAGCCAAGAAAAGGTATGGGAAGTGCTCGAAACCGTCCAACTTGCAGGATTGGTTCGTCAGCTTCCTGAAGGCTTAGATACTGTGCTTGGTGAGCAAGGTAACACACTGTCGGTTGGGCAGCGGCAGTTATTGGCGATGGCGAGGGTACTGGTGGTTACGCCGAAGATCCTTATTTTGGATGAAGCCACTGCAAATATTGATTCAGGTACTGAACAGGCGATTCAAAAGGCGCTACGTGTTATTCGTGAAAACACGACGCTGGTCGTGATTGCTCATCGTTTATCAACGATTGTTGATGCTGATGAGGTGATTGTGCTGCATCGTGGTGCAATTGTTGAGAAAGGAACTCACTCGCATCTTTTACAACAAAAAGGGCGTTATTACCAAATGTACCAGTTACAACAGGTTGGTGAATCCCTAAATGCCCGCTGTGATGCTGAGATCGAGGCTATTCCTAGTTAA
- a CDS encoding P-II family nitrogen regulator, with amino-acid sequence MKYIIVIIKPFKLDEVREALSEIGIQGMTITEVRGFGRQKGHAELYRGAEYTVDFLPKVRMEIAVPDELVELVIETVEKKAHTGQVGDGKIFILPLEQAVRIRTGEKQDEAL; translated from the coding sequence ATGAAATACATCATCGTAATCATTAAGCCATTTAAGTTAGATGAGGTTCGTGAGGCGCTGTCTGAAATTGGTATTCAAGGGATGACCATTACAGAGGTGCGCGGTTTTGGACGGCAAAAAGGGCACGCTGAATTATACCGAGGAGCAGAGTATACCGTTGATTTTTTACCTAAAGTGAGAATGGAAATTGCTGTTCCTGATGAGTTAGTTGAGTTAGTCATTGAAACTGTAGAGAAGAAAGCGCATACCGGCCAGGTTGGTGATGGGAAAATATTTATTTTGCCATTAGAACAAGCAGTACGCATTCGTACTGGCGAAAAACAAGACGAAGCACTCTAG